Proteins encoded together in one Anabaena sphaerica FACHB-251 window:
- a CDS encoding type IV pilin-like G/H family protein, with translation MKSELKAKFLQHLLGKKKDNQGFTLIELLVVIIIIGILSAIALPSFLNQAKKAKQSEAKTYVGSLNRGDQAYYAENDTFAGADTNVNTSVTAAMNALGIGIATQTQNYNYGTSAYLNGGGSNVYSTSYSSLNSASSGLKNYNGKVYLQQVGANSELTSLAFMCEAQKVNVSLVDMGTGTTCPTDWKLIK, from the coding sequence ATGAAAAGTGAACTGAAAGCAAAATTCTTACAACACCTCCTGGGCAAAAAGAAAGATAATCAAGGTTTCACCCTGATTGAATTGTTAGTTGTTATCATCATCATTGGTATTCTATCTGCTATTGCGTTGCCTTCTTTCTTAAACCAAGCTAAGAAAGCTAAACAATCTGAAGCTAAGACTTATGTTGGTTCTCTGAATAGAGGTGATCAAGCTTACTACGCTGAAAACGATACTTTTGCGGGTGCAGATACCAATGTGAATACTAGCGTAACAGCAGCAATGAACGCCCTTGGTATTGGTATTGCTACTCAAACCCAAAACTATAATTACGGTACTTCCGCCTATCTTAACGGTGGTGGTTCAAATGTTTACTCTACATCCTATTCAAGTTTAAACAGTGCTTCCTCTGGCTTAAAGAACTATAACGGTAAGGTTTACTTACAACAGGTGGGTGCTAACTCTGAACTTACCAGTCTTGCCTTTATGTGTGAAGCTCAAAAAGTTAATGTTTCCTTGGTTGATATGGGTACAGGAACTACTTGTCCAACAGATTGGAAGCTGATCAAGTAG
- a CDS encoding type IV pilin-like G/H family protein, with translation MKSELKAKFLQHLLGKKKDNQGFTLIELLVVIIIIGILSAIALPSFLNQAKKAKQSEAKTYVGSLNRGDQAYYAENDTFAGADTNVNTSVTAAMNALGIGIATQTQNYNYGTSAYLNGGGSNVYSTSYSSLNSASSGLKNYNGKVYLQQVGANSELTSLAFMCEAQKVNVSLANMGTGTTCPTDWKLIK, from the coding sequence ATGAAAAGTGAACTGAAAGCAAAATTCTTACAACACCTCCTGGGCAAAAAGAAAGATAATCAAGGTTTCACCCTGATTGAATTGTTAGTTGTTATCATCATCATTGGTATTCTATCTGCTATTGCGTTGCCTTCTTTCTTAAACCAAGCTAAGAAAGCTAAACAATCTGAAGCTAAGACTTATGTTGGTTCTCTGAATAGAGGTGATCAAGCTTACTACGCTGAAAACGATACTTTTGCGGGTGCAGATACCAATGTGAATACTAGCGTAACAGCAGCAATGAACGCCCTTGGTATTGGTATTGCTACTCAAACCCAAAACTATAATTACGGTACTTCCGCCTATCTTAACGGTGGTGGTTCAAATGTTTACTCTACATCCTATTCAAGTTTAAACAGTGCTTCCTCTGGCTTAAAGAACTATAACGGTAAGGTTTACTTACAACAGGTGGGCGCTAACTCTGAACTTACCAGTCTTGCCTTTATGTGTGAAGCTCAAAAAGTTAATGTTTCCTTGGCTAATATGGGTACAGGTACTACTTGTCCAACAGATTGGAAGCTGATCAAGTAA